In Neisseria animalis, a single window of DNA contains:
- a CDS encoding tripartite tricarboxylate transporter permease translates to MDTLNFLMSGFAVALEPQNLMLALFGAFLGTIVGMLPGLGPINGVAILLPFAYALGLPPESALILLAAVYLGCEYGGRISAILINVPGDAAAIMSTLDGYPLAKQGKAGIALSLSAVSSFTGSTIATVGVVLFAPLLANWAVAFGPAEYFALMVFAITCLSGLVGDQPVKTAVAALIGLGLATVGVDAVTGVYRFTFDSVNLSDGIQFTTIVIGFFSISEILIMLEHTEKGQKALEQGKRALFNLKEFLFSFGTMVRSGVVGFVVGILPGAGATIASAMTYTNEKKLAGKDGKFGEGDLRGIAAPEAANNASACGSFIPMLTLGVPGSGTTAVMMGALTLYNITPGPQLFNEQPDIVWGLIASLFIGNIILLLLNIPLVGLFARMLNTPNYILIPAIAAVSFVGVYAIHSTTFDLILMVGLGVLGYFLRKLNFPLSALILGYVLGELMESSLRRALSISQGDLGILFEGPITKVLWVLAVVMVLLPVFRWLRRRKQTA, encoded by the coding sequence ATGGACACTTTAAACTTTTTGATGAGCGGTTTTGCGGTGGCTTTGGAGCCGCAAAACCTGATGTTGGCGCTCTTCGGCGCATTCTTGGGCACCATCGTCGGCATGCTGCCGGGCTTGGGGCCGATTAACGGCGTAGCGATTCTGCTGCCCTTTGCCTATGCCTTGGGGCTGCCGCCCGAATCGGCGCTGATTCTTTTGGCTGCGGTTTATCTGGGCTGCGAATACGGCGGTCGGATTTCGGCGATTTTGATTAACGTACCCGGCGATGCGGCGGCGATTATGTCCACGCTCGACGGTTATCCGCTGGCCAAGCAGGGTAAAGCGGGCATCGCGCTTTCATTGTCTGCCGTCAGCTCCTTTACCGGCAGTACCATCGCCACGGTAGGCGTGGTACTGTTTGCGCCGTTGTTGGCAAACTGGGCGGTAGCTTTCGGCCCTGCCGAATACTTCGCACTGATGGTGTTTGCCATTACCTGCTTGAGCGGTTTGGTTGGCGACCAGCCCGTCAAAACCGCGGTTGCCGCGCTCATCGGTTTGGGACTCGCCACGGTAGGCGTGGACGCGGTTACCGGCGTGTACCGTTTTACCTTTGACTCGGTCAATCTTTCAGACGGCATCCAGTTTACCACCATCGTTATCGGCTTTTTCAGTATCAGCGAAATTCTGATTATGCTGGAGCATACCGAAAAAGGACAAAAAGCACTGGAACAGGGCAAACGTGCTTTGTTTAACCTGAAAGAGTTCCTGTTCAGCTTCGGCACGATGGTTCGCAGCGGCGTGGTCGGCTTTGTGGTCGGTATCCTGCCCGGCGCGGGTGCCACCATCGCCAGTGCGATGACCTACACCAACGAGAAAAAACTTGCCGGCAAAGACGGCAAATTCGGTGAAGGCGACTTGCGCGGTATTGCCGCACCCGAAGCAGCCAACAATGCTTCCGCCTGCGGCTCGTTTATTCCGATGCTGACGCTGGGCGTACCCGGTTCGGGCACCACCGCCGTGATGATGGGTGCGCTGACGCTCTACAACATCACGCCCGGCCCGCAGCTTTTCAACGAGCAGCCCGACATCGTTTGGGGTCTGATTGCCTCACTGTTTATCGGCAACATTATCCTGCTGCTGCTGAATATCCCGCTGGTCGGACTGTTTGCCCGTATGCTCAATACGCCGAACTACATTCTGATTCCCGCCATTGCCGCCGTGAGCTTTGTCGGCGTGTATGCGATTCACAGCACCACGTTCGACCTGATTCTGATGGTTGGTTTGGGCGTACTGGGTTATTTCCTGCGTAAGCTCAACTTCCCGCTCTCCGCGCTGATTTTGGGTTATGTTTTGGGCGAGCTGATGGAATCCAGCCTGCGCCGTGCATTGTCGATTTCACAAGGCGATTTGGGCATTCTGTTTGAAGGACCGATTACCAAAGTATTGTGGGTATTGGCTGTGGTTATGGTGCTGCTGCCGGTGTTCCGCTGGCTGCGCCGCCGCAAACAAACCGCCTGA
- the lpxB gene encoding lipid-A-disaccharide synthase: MTRPLTIAICVGEASGDLLGAHLIRAIKTRRPDAEFVGIGGERMKAEGFHSLYDQEKLAVRGFVEVVRRLPEILKIRKGIIRDLTALRPDVFVGIDAPDFNLGVAEKLKKAGIPTIHYVSPSVWAWRPERVNTIVHQVNRVLCLFPMEPQLYINAGGKAEFVGHPMAQTMPLEDDKTAARAKLGINPPSALFAILPGSQIREVDSMAPVFLQTALLLLKRYPDAQFILPTATEATRQRIGEILARPEFAKLPLTLVHKQADTVCTAADVVMVTSGTATLEVALCKRPMVISYKISALTYAYVKRKVNVQHVGLPNILLEKSAVPELLQHDAVPEKLAAAVADWYDHPEKIAAVQQDFRQLHLLLKKDTAALAAQAVLEEAKAV, encoded by the coding sequence ATGACCCGACCCCTGACCATTGCCATCTGTGTAGGCGAAGCCTCCGGCGACCTCTTGGGCGCACACTTAATCCGTGCCATCAAAACACGCCGCCCCGATGCCGAGTTTGTCGGTATCGGCGGCGAGCGCATGAAAGCTGAAGGTTTTCACAGCCTGTACGACCAAGAAAAACTTGCCGTGCGCGGCTTTGTAGAAGTTGTGCGCCGCCTGCCCGAAATCCTCAAAATCCGCAAAGGCATTATCCGCGACCTGACCGCCCTACGCCCCGATGTCTTTGTCGGCATCGATGCGCCCGATTTCAATCTCGGCGTGGCGGAAAAGCTGAAAAAAGCCGGCATTCCGACCATTCATTACGTCAGCCCTTCCGTATGGGCGTGGCGGCCGGAGCGCGTAAACACCATCGTCCATCAGGTTAACCGCGTATTATGTCTCTTTCCTATGGAGCCGCAGTTGTACATCAACGCAGGCGGCAAGGCAGAATTTGTCGGACACCCTATGGCGCAAACCATGCCGCTGGAAGACGATAAAACCGCCGCCCGCGCCAAACTCGGTATCAACCCGCCGTCCGCACTGTTTGCCATTCTGCCCGGCAGCCAAATCCGCGAAGTCGACAGCATGGCACCCGTCTTTTTGCAGACGGCCTTACTGCTGCTGAAACGCTACCCCGACGCGCAATTTATCCTGCCCACCGCCACCGAAGCCACGCGCCAACGCATCGGCGAAATCTTGGCACGCCCCGAATTTGCCAAACTGCCGCTGACCTTGGTCCACAAACAAGCCGATACCGTCTGCACCGCCGCCGATGTCGTCATGGTAACCAGTGGCACCGCCACGCTCGAAGTTGCACTGTGCAAACGTCCTATGGTCATCAGCTATAAGATTTCCGCGCTGACCTACGCCTATGTCAAACGCAAAGTCAATGTTCAGCACGTCGGCCTGCCCAATATCCTGCTGGAAAAATCCGCCGTACCCGAACTGCTGCAACACGATGCCGTACCTGAAAAACTCGCAGCCGCCGTTGCCGACTGGTACGACCACCCCGAAAAAATCGCGGCCGTCCAACAAGATTTCCGCCAACTACACCTGCTGTTGAAAAAAGACACCGCCGCTTTGGCGGCACAAGCGGTATTGGAAGAAGCAAAAGCCGTCTGA
- the lpxD gene encoding UDP-3-O-(3-hydroxymyristoyl)glucosamine N-acyltransferase — protein sequence MTSYTLSQITAELGGEWRGEDITVTAVQPLSHAQAQHISFLANPKYKADVHGSSAGAVIVSEKAAGEFAGRNLIVAADPYLYFAKVARLFSPVVKAAAGIHQTAVVEPSATVPASCEIGAHAYIGANTILGEGCRILAGAVVEHDCKLGNEVVLHPNAVVYYGCTLGNRVEIHSGAVIGADGFGLAFAGASWFKIPQTGGVTLGDDVEIGSNSNIDRGAMSDTVIGTGTKIDNQVQIGHNCTIGAHTVIAAQAGISGSTTIGSYCIIGGGVGTVGHIEIADKTNIGGGTCITHSIKESGQHIASLYPMQTHKEWAKNAVHIRHLSEMNKRIKQLEKLLTGSNGAE from the coding sequence ATGACCTCATACACTTTATCCCAAATTACCGCCGAGCTGGGCGGCGAATGGCGCGGCGAAGACATCACCGTAACCGCCGTCCAACCTTTGAGCCATGCTCAGGCGCAGCACATCAGTTTTTTGGCCAATCCGAAATACAAAGCCGACGTACACGGCAGCAGCGCCGGCGCGGTTATCGTTTCTGAAAAAGCAGCCGGCGAGTTTGCCGGACGCAATCTGATTGTGGCAGCCGATCCCTATCTCTATTTCGCCAAAGTTGCCCGTTTGTTTTCTCCGGTGGTCAAAGCAGCGGCAGGGATTCATCAAACTGCCGTTGTCGAGCCGTCTGCAACCGTCCCCGCAAGCTGCGAAATCGGCGCACACGCCTACATCGGCGCAAATACCATACTGGGCGAAGGCTGCCGCATTTTGGCAGGCGCGGTGGTTGAGCATGACTGCAAACTCGGTAACGAAGTTGTGCTGCACCCCAACGCCGTTGTCTATTACGGCTGCACACTCGGCAACCGCGTAGAAATCCACAGCGGCGCAGTCATCGGTGCAGACGGCTTCGGCTTGGCATTTGCCGGAGCGTCATGGTTTAAAATCCCGCAGACCGGCGGCGTAACGCTTGGAGACGATGTAGAAATCGGTTCAAACAGCAATATCGACCGCGGCGCAATGAGCGATACCGTTATCGGCACCGGTACGAAAATCGACAACCAAGTGCAAATCGGGCACAACTGCACCATCGGCGCACATACCGTTATTGCCGCCCAAGCCGGTATTTCCGGCAGCACGACCATCGGCAGCTACTGTATCATCGGCGGCGGTGTCGGCACGGTAGGCCATATCGAAATCGCCGACAAAACCAATATCGGCGGCGGAACGTGCATTACCCACAGCATCAAAGAGAGCGGGCAGCACATCGCCAGCCTCTACCCCATGCAGACCCATAAAGAATGGGCGAAAAATGCCGTACATATCCGCCATTTGAGCGAGATGAACAAACGCATCAAACAGTTGGAAAAACTGCTTACCGGTTCAAACGGCGCAGAGTAG
- the rsmG gene encoding 16S rRNA (guanine(527)-N(7))-methyltransferase RsmG has protein sequence MNHTQKLQAGIAEMGLDITTEQQSKLLDYVELLKKWNKTYNLTALRDERLIISHHLLDSLTLLPYIGEARTMLDVGSGGGQPGIPAAICRPDVHITLLDANTKKTSFLQQAVIELGLKNVRVISGRVEALQNYQAELITSRAFAELADFVGWTAHLLAEGGRWAAMKGVYPEEEILRLPDFVEVEKTEALSVPQLDAERHMVLLRKKQP, from the coding sequence ATGAACCATACCCAAAAACTCCAAGCCGGCATTGCCGAAATGGGCTTGGACATCACCACTGAGCAGCAATCCAAACTGCTGGATTATGTCGAACTGCTGAAAAAGTGGAACAAAACCTACAATCTTACCGCCCTGCGCGACGAACGGCTGATAATCAGCCACCACCTGCTCGACAGCCTGACCCTTCTGCCTTATATCGGCGAAGCGCGAACCATGCTCGATGTCGGCTCGGGCGGCGGGCAGCCCGGCATTCCTGCCGCCATCTGCCGTCCCGACGTGCACATCACCCTGCTCGATGCCAACACCAAAAAAACCTCGTTTCTGCAGCAAGCCGTTATCGAACTGGGCTTGAAAAACGTACGCGTCATCAGCGGCAGGGTGGAAGCCTTACAGAACTATCAGGCAGAGCTGATTACCAGCCGCGCCTTTGCCGAGCTTGCCGATTTTGTCGGTTGGACGGCGCACCTGCTGGCCGAGGGCGGACGCTGGGCGGCGATGAAAGGGGTATATCCTGAAGAGGAAATCCTCCGCCTGCCCGACTTTGTCGAAGTGGAAAAAACGGAAGCATTATCCGTACCGCAACTCGATGCCGAACGGCACATGGTGTTGTTGCGGAAAAAACAACCTTAA
- a CDS encoding AbrB family transcriptional regulator, which produces MMKHIFLTLAGFTAVFCGALLANRLGLPIPWLLGPLLTSAALSINGITIRTLPGGRQAGLAVIGMSLGLYFTPQMIALIAEHWLWLIIGMAFALVLTLLGTLLIHRFTDEDFTTAWFSSAVGGASEMAVLAAQNGARVDKVVAAHSLRVLLVVTIVPFFYQFQGYHGLDNGAATINPAVHPVGLLLLAAWCGGFGWLFLRRGWSNPWTFGPLLAAIMLTAAGIHLSAVPKELSAAGQLLIGWTLGTKFAPDFFRTAPRLLAVTAVSVCIGLLLTWGLALLLAPVSGIALPTLGLGFAPGGVAEMTITAKVLQLGVPLVTAFHVARMITIVGAASWLYRLFAKRFSK; this is translated from the coding sequence ATGATGAAACATATTTTCCTTACCCTCGCCGGCTTTACCGCCGTTTTTTGCGGCGCATTGCTGGCAAACAGGCTCGGCTTGCCGATTCCGTGGCTGCTCGGTCCGCTGTTGACCAGTGCCGCACTCAGCATCAACGGCATTACCATCCGCACCTTGCCCGGCGGCAGGCAGGCGGGCTTGGCGGTTATCGGAATGTCGCTCGGCCTCTACTTTACCCCGCAGATGATTGCCCTGATTGCCGAACATTGGCTGTGGCTCATAATCGGCATGGCGTTTGCGCTGGTACTGACTCTTTTAGGAACGCTGCTGATTCACCGTTTCACCGATGAAGACTTCACCACCGCATGGTTTTCCTCCGCTGTCGGTGGGGCAAGCGAAATGGCGGTGCTGGCGGCGCAAAACGGCGCGCGTGTCGATAAAGTAGTTGCCGCACATTCATTGCGGGTATTGCTGGTTGTGACCATTGTGCCGTTTTTCTACCAATTCCAAGGCTATCACGGCTTGGACAATGGCGCGGCAACCATCAATCCTGCCGTCCACCCCGTCGGCCTGTTGCTGTTGGCGGCGTGGTGCGGCGGATTCGGCTGGCTGTTTTTACGGCGCGGCTGGTCGAACCCGTGGACATTCGGCCCGCTGCTGGCCGCCATCATGCTGACGGCAGCGGGTATCCACCTCTCCGCTGTACCGAAAGAATTGTCCGCCGCCGGGCAACTGCTCATCGGCTGGACTTTGGGCACAAAATTCGCACCCGATTTTTTCCGCACCGCCCCGCGCCTGCTTGCCGTAACCGCCGTCAGCGTCTGCATCGGGCTGCTGCTGACTTGGGGGCTTGCTCTGCTGCTTGCTCCCGTATCCGGCATTGCCCTGCCGACTTTGGGTTTGGGGTTTGCACCCGGCGGCGTGGCAGAGATGACGATTACCGCCAAAGTGCTGCAACTGGGTGTGCCGCTGGTTACCGCGTTCCACGTTGCCCGCATGATTACCATCGTCGGCGCGGCAAGCTGGCTGTACCGGCTGTTTGCCAAACGCTTCAGCAAATAA
- the rnhB gene encoding ribonuclease HII: MTPFLTAGVDEAGRGPLVGSVFAAAVILPEHYDLPGLTDSKKLSEKKRDRLAAMIKEQALAWHIAHADPQEIAELNILHATMLAMTRAVQGLAVAPHKVWIDGNRVPKDLGVAAEAVVKGDSKIIEISAASVLAKTARDAEMYALAERYPQYGFEKHKGYGTAQHLAALQQYGVLPEHRRNFAPVKNLLAQGRLFE; encoded by the coding sequence ATGACTCCGTTCCTTACTGCCGGCGTTGATGAAGCCGGACGCGGGCCACTGGTCGGCAGCGTCTTTGCCGCCGCCGTTATCCTGCCCGAACACTACGACTTGCCCGGCCTGACCGACTCTAAAAAACTCAGCGAAAAAAAACGCGACCGTCTGGCCGCCATGATTAAAGAACAAGCCCTTGCATGGCATATCGCCCATGCCGACCCGCAGGAAATCGCCGAACTCAATATCCTGCACGCCACCATGCTGGCCATGACCCGCGCTGTGCAAGGATTGGCGGTTGCGCCGCACAAGGTGTGGATAGACGGCAACCGCGTGCCGAAAGATTTGGGTGTGGCAGCCGAAGCAGTAGTGAAGGGCGACAGCAAAATCATCGAAATTTCCGCCGCTTCCGTTCTCGCCAAAACCGCCCGCGATGCGGAAATGTACGCACTGGCCGAGCGTTATCCGCAATACGGATTTGAAAAACACAAAGGCTACGGCACCGCCCAACACCTCGCCGCGCTGCAACAATACGGCGTACTGCCCGAACACCGTCGGAATTTCGCACCGGTCAAAAACCTGTTGGCACAAGGCAGGCTGTTTGAATAA
- a CDS encoding Bug family tripartite tricarboxylate transporter substrate binding protein, protein MLHKSSTLLGAALMGVLALSGCNKGTTEVGEPKKPECIAPAKPGGGFDLTCKLAQSGLKDTGLLSKPMRVTYMPGGVGAVAYNKIVANDPANNDAIIAFSTGSLLNLAQGKFGKYTEKDVSWLAAVGTDYGMVAVNADSPLKNLQDLVDAMKKDPKSISFGAGGSVGGQDWMQTAMVAKAAGVNPRDMAYVALEGGGEVTTAVLGNHVSVISSGIAEASSHIESGKIRVLAVFAPDRLEGKFNDIPTAKEQGFDVEWPIIRGYYMGPKVSEESYQWWKTQFDTMLKDQKFAEIRANRDLLPFSMTGEELQQYVIKTTDEMRKLSQEFELNNQ, encoded by the coding sequence ATGTTACACAAATCCTCTACCTTGCTTGGTGCCGCTCTGATGGGTGTTTTGGCCTTAAGCGGCTGCAACAAAGGCACAACCGAAGTCGGCGAGCCCAAGAAACCCGAATGTATCGCCCCTGCCAAACCGGGCGGCGGTTTCGACCTGACCTGCAAACTGGCGCAAAGCGGCCTGAAAGACACCGGCCTCTTGTCCAAACCGATGCGCGTAACCTATATGCCGGGCGGTGTGGGCGCGGTGGCGTATAACAAAATCGTTGCCAACGATCCGGCAAACAATGATGCGATTATTGCCTTTTCCACCGGCTCGCTGCTGAATTTGGCGCAAGGAAAGTTCGGCAAATACACGGAAAAAGACGTAAGCTGGCTGGCAGCCGTGGGTACGGATTACGGTATGGTAGCGGTTAACGCCGATTCGCCGCTGAAAAACCTGCAAGACTTGGTCGACGCGATGAAGAAAGATCCTAAATCCATCAGCTTCGGTGCTGGCGGCAGCGTAGGCGGTCAAGACTGGATGCAAACCGCGATGGTGGCGAAAGCTGCCGGTGTCAATCCGAGAGATATGGCCTATGTCGCACTTGAGGGCGGCGGGGAAGTAACTACTGCCGTCTTGGGCAACCATGTCAGCGTAATCAGTAGCGGCATAGCTGAAGCTTCCTCTCATATCGAATCGGGCAAAATCCGCGTATTGGCGGTGTTCGCTCCCGACCGTTTGGAAGGCAAATTCAACGATATTCCTACCGCCAAAGAGCAAGGTTTTGACGTAGAGTGGCCGATTATCCGCGGTTACTATATGGGCCCGAAAGTCAGCGAAGAATCTTACCAATGGTGGAAAACCCAATTTGACACCATGCTGAAGGATCAAAAATTTGCTGAAATTCGCGCCAACCGCGATTTGTTGCCGTTCTCTATGACCGGCGAAGAATTGCAGCAGTATGTGATTAAAACCACCGATGAAATGCGTAAGCTTTCTCAAGAGTTTGAGTTGAACAATCAATAA
- a CDS encoding tripartite tricarboxylate transporter TctB family protein — MNLERYFSGLLFTAAIFLLYLAWGYTAPIAYDPLGPRPYPVLLLSLLAVCCLYLAVRPIRETVDLGYTPPLLKKLGICLLALLMYGVVFELLGFPLATAAMAFVVGKLFGGSPFASAISGIVLGVGLYLLFDILLDVPLPVGTFG; from the coding sequence ATGAACTTGGAACGATATTTTTCCGGCCTGCTGTTTACGGCAGCCATCTTCCTGCTCTATCTGGCATGGGGCTATACTGCACCGATTGCCTACGATCCTTTAGGACCTCGTCCTTATCCGGTATTACTTCTGTCGCTGTTGGCGGTATGCTGCCTGTATCTGGCGGTGCGCCCTATCCGCGAAACCGTTGATTTGGGCTATACGCCGCCGCTGTTGAAAAAACTCGGCATCTGCCTGCTGGCGCTGCTGATGTACGGTGTGGTATTCGAACTGCTCGGTTTTCCGCTGGCAACGGCGGCGATGGCGTTTGTGGTCGGCAAACTGTTTGGCGGCAGCCCGTTTGCCAGCGCGATTTCGGGTATTGTTTTGGGTGTGGGGCTGTACCTGCTGTTCGACATCCTGCTTGATGTACCGCTGCCCGTCGGTACTTTCGGATAA
- the fabZ gene encoding 3-hydroxyacyl-ACP dehydratase FabZ: protein MEFKLPIEAKDIHHLIPHRFPFMLIDRITAFESMKSLTAIKNVSMNEPQFQGHFPDLPIMPGVLIIEGMAQACGALAILSNGGREENEFFFFAGIDDARFKRQVIPGDRLTYEVELLTFKRGIGKFQAVAKVDGQVAVEAVIMCAKRIVAPE, encoded by the coding sequence ATGGAATTCAAATTACCGATTGAAGCCAAAGACATTCATCACCTGATTCCCCACCGCTTCCCGTTCATGCTGATTGACCGCATTACCGCGTTTGAATCCATGAAAAGCCTGACGGCAATTAAAAACGTCAGCATGAACGAGCCGCAGTTTCAAGGCCACTTTCCCGATTTGCCGATTATGCCCGGCGTGCTGATTATCGAAGGCATGGCGCAGGCTTGCGGCGCATTGGCCATTTTGAGCAACGGCGGCCGTGAAGAGAACGAATTTTTCTTCTTTGCCGGCATTGATGATGCCCGCTTCAAACGCCAAGTGATTCCCGGCGACCGGCTCACTTACGAAGTCGAACTGCTGACTTTCAAACGCGGTATCGGCAAGTTCCAAGCAGTTGCCAAAGTGGACGGACAAGTTGCCGTCGAAGCCGTGATTATGTGTGCCAAACGCATTGTTGCGCCTGAATAA
- a CDS encoding Abi family protein, with amino-acid sequence MDYQSCCTVFSEQRMQRYKHAVGEESAPDLYRLNLLLSRELFSLVSVFEIALRNKIDRCLVVGMSDSNWLYNSIQPKTDPSLPYQGCFLQGKAGDSAKLIRDVLASKGNIPHDKLVAELGFGFWRYLFAGGKGGQFEATGKVLLKVFPNKPKSTPSRAYNQKWIFDELSKINRFRNRLAHHEPICFKGNAKSTEYAREIYRSLVGLLDYMNIDTAALFEQFGDNVVAICDHIDPF; translated from the coding sequence ATGGATTATCAGAGTTGTTGCACTGTTTTTTCAGAACAGAGAATGCAAAGATACAAGCATGCAGTAGGAGAAGAATCAGCTCCCGATTTATATCGGCTAAATTTATTGCTCTCTCGGGAGTTGTTCAGCCTTGTTTCTGTTTTTGAGATTGCATTGCGAAATAAAATCGACAGATGCCTGGTAGTCGGGATGTCGGATAGCAACTGGCTGTATAACAGTATCCAACCAAAGACTGATCCGTCTTTGCCTTACCAAGGTTGTTTTCTACAAGGGAAAGCGGGTGACTCGGCAAAATTGATTAGAGATGTTTTGGCAAGCAAAGGCAATATCCCGCATGATAAATTGGTAGCAGAGTTGGGATTCGGGTTTTGGCGTTATTTGTTTGCCGGAGGTAAGGGCGGCCAATTTGAAGCAACAGGAAAAGTATTGCTGAAAGTGTTTCCGAATAAGCCTAAATCCACTCCAAGTCGGGCATACAACCAAAAATGGATATTTGATGAGCTGTCTAAAATCAACAGGTTTCGTAACCGATTGGCCCATCATGAACCTATTTGTTTTAAAGGAAATGCGAAAAGTACAGAGTATGCCCGGGAAATTTACCGTTCATTGGTCGGCTTGTTGGACTATATGAATATTGATACCGCTGCGCTATTCGAACAGTTTGGTGACAATGTTGTTGCCATTTGTGACCATATTGATCCCTTTTGA
- a CDS encoding ParA family protein, whose amino-acid sequence MSAQIIAVANQKGGVGKTTTTVNLAASLARRGQRVLVIDLDPQGNATTGSGIDKASLEEGVYQVVLGDADIKTAAVRSECGGYDVLGANRALSGAEIELVQEIAREIRLKNALQAVENDYDFVLIDCPPSLTLLTLNGLVAANGVIVPMLCEYYALEGISDLIATVRKIRQAINPKLDITGIVRTLYDSRSRLVVEVSEQLRNHFGDLLFETTIPRNIRLAEAPSHGMPALAYDPAAKGTKAYLSLADELLQRVGKA is encoded by the coding sequence ATGAGCGCACAAATCATCGCCGTGGCCAACCAAAAAGGCGGCGTCGGCAAAACCACTACTACCGTCAATCTTGCCGCTTCCCTTGCCCGGCGCGGACAGCGCGTGCTCGTTATCGATCTGGACCCGCAGGGCAACGCCACCACCGGCAGCGGCATAGACAAAGCGAGTTTGGAAGAGGGTGTGTACCAAGTCGTATTGGGCGATGCCGACATCAAAACCGCTGCCGTCCGCAGCGAATGCGGCGGTTACGACGTGTTGGGCGCAAACCGCGCATTGTCGGGCGCGGAAATCGAATTGGTGCAGGAAATCGCCCGCGAAATCCGTTTGAAAAATGCCTTGCAGGCAGTAGAAAACGATTACGATTTCGTACTGATTGACTGCCCGCCTTCGCTGACCCTGCTGACGCTCAACGGCTTGGTTGCCGCCAACGGCGTGATTGTGCCGATGTTGTGCGAATATTACGCCCTCGAAGGCATTTCCGATTTGATTGCCACCGTGCGCAAAATCCGCCAAGCCATCAACCCCAAACTCGACATCACCGGCATTGTGCGTACTCTGTACGACAGCCGCAGCCGCTTGGTGGTAGAAGTCAGCGAACAGCTCCGCAACCATTTCGGCGATTTGCTGTTTGAAACCACCATTCCGCGCAATATCCGCCTTGCCGAAGCCCCCAGTCACGGTATGCCCGCGCTGGCCTACGATCCGGCGGCAAAAGGCACAAAAGCCTATTTGAGCTTGGCCGACGAATTGTTGCAGCGGGTCGGTAAAGCCTGA
- the lpxA gene encoding acyl-ACP--UDP-N-acetylglucosamine O-acyltransferase, giving the protein MTLIHPTAIIDSKAELHESVKVGAYSIIGPDVKIGADTEIGPHVIINGITEIGEGNRIYQFASIGEVNQDLKYRGEPTRTVIGSRNQIREHVTIHRGTVQGGGITRVGDDNLLMINAHVAHDCRVGNRCILANNATLAGHVELDDFVIVGGMSAIHQFSIVGAHAMIGGCSAVAQDVPPYVMAQGNHAGPVGINIEGMKRRGFDKPSIQAVLNAYKLLYRKGLSFEEAKQEIAKLEAEAPETALFADFFKRSTRGIIR; this is encoded by the coding sequence ATGACCCTGATTCACCCAACCGCCATCATCGATTCCAAAGCCGAGCTGCATGAAAGCGTGAAGGTCGGTGCGTACAGCATCATCGGCCCCGATGTCAAAATCGGTGCGGATACCGAAATTGGCCCGCACGTCATCATCAACGGCATCACCGAAATCGGCGAAGGCAACCGCATTTACCAGTTTGCCAGCATTGGCGAGGTCAACCAAGACCTCAAATACCGTGGCGAACCGACCCGAACCGTTATCGGCAGCCGCAACCAAATCCGCGAACACGTTACCATTCATCGGGGAACGGTGCAGGGCGGTGGCATTACCCGGGTGGGTGATGACAACCTGTTGATGATTAATGCACACGTTGCCCACGACTGCCGTGTCGGAAACCGCTGTATTTTGGCAAACAATGCTACGCTGGCCGGGCACGTCGAGCTGGACGATTTTGTCATTGTCGGCGGTATGTCGGCCATTCACCAATTCAGCATTGTCGGCGCGCATGCCATGATTGGCGGCTGTTCGGCCGTTGCACAAGACGTACCACCGTATGTGATGGCGCAGGGCAACCACGCCGGGCCGGTGGGCATCAATATCGAAGGCATGAAGCGGCGGGGTTTCGACAAGCCGTCTATCCAAGCGGTTTTAAACGCTTACAAACTGCTGTACCGCAAAGGATTGTCGTTTGAAGAAGCCAAGCAGGAAATCGCCAAATTGGAGGCGGAAGCTCCGGAAACGGCTTTGTTTGCCGATTTCTTCAAACGCTCGACCCGAGGCATTATCCGCTGA